Proteins from one Synechococcus sp. UW179A genomic window:
- a CDS encoding bile acid:sodium symporter family protein → MSLLISLALFFIMVSLGLNLPSLQFDLLKHRPALIVRVLLATCVVLPLAALLLLRTPLGQGLSPAITTAVMLMAICPSAPMIALKSRKLAENPQLATRLQFWSACAAIISVPLWVTQLPLESGETIWSVSARDVAFQVFTVQLIPLLVGVSLRRWCKEWAERWNPVIQKGASILLLVLLALILFVALPKVTPMLIGNLRGALLMFILTWVGIGLGYVVAGNDHDERSTLPLVLSMRNPGLALLIIQGMAPNAIDIKAAVVGYVVVTAVGTAPFMKWRQANANQDQITGDA, encoded by the coding sequence ATGTCACTGCTGATCTCACTGGCCCTGTTTTTCATCATGGTGTCTCTGGGCCTGAATCTGCCCAGCCTGCAGTTCGACTTGCTGAAACACAGACCAGCACTGATCGTGCGCGTGTTATTGGCAACCTGCGTGGTCCTGCCACTGGCGGCTTTGCTGCTGCTGCGGACCCCACTCGGACAAGGTCTGTCTCCTGCCATCACTACAGCGGTGATGCTGATGGCAATCTGTCCCAGCGCGCCGATGATCGCTCTGAAGAGCAGGAAGCTGGCGGAAAACCCTCAACTGGCAACAAGGTTGCAGTTCTGGTCAGCCTGTGCAGCCATTATCAGTGTGCCGCTGTGGGTCACTCAGCTGCCGTTGGAATCGGGGGAGACGATCTGGAGCGTGTCCGCCAGAGACGTCGCCTTCCAGGTCTTCACCGTGCAACTGATTCCGTTGCTTGTGGGCGTGTCATTGCGGCGTTGGTGTAAGGAGTGGGCTGAACGCTGGAATCCGGTGATTCAGAAAGGCGCAAGCATCCTCTTACTGGTGCTGCTGGCCCTGATCCTGTTCGTGGCATTGCCGAAAGTGACGCCGATGTTGATCGGCAACCTCAGAGGAGCCTTACTGATGTTCATCCTCACCTGGGTCGGCATTGGGCTTGGATATGTCGTTGCAGGAAACGACCACGATGAACGCAGCACACTTCCTTTGGTGCTGTCTATGCGAAATCCAGGCCTTGCCCTGCTCATCATTCAAGGCATGGCTCCTAACGCAATTGACATCAAAGCGGCTGTGGTTGGGTACGTCGTCGTGACGGCCGTGGGTACGGCACCGTTCATGAAATGGCGTCAAGCCAATGCAAACCAGGATCAGATCACAGGAGACGCTTAG
- a CDS encoding DUF1622 domain-containing protein yields the protein MSLPFTITPNGKQLLMEWAEHLLTHSAEALRLILECLSVLSVGVGLIAVFSRGGPLRLRAIPPHLMQRGPLTAARLTFGGWVALALEFQLGADVVQTTISREASALIQLGAVALVRTFLNYFLSLELKEKEQTP from the coding sequence TTGTCTTTGCCATTCACAATCACCCCAAACGGCAAGCAATTATTGATGGAATGGGCTGAACATCTTCTGACGCATTCAGCCGAAGCATTGCGCTTGATCCTTGAGTGCCTGTCGGTGCTTTCTGTTGGGGTTGGTTTGATTGCGGTGTTCAGTCGCGGCGGGCCGCTGCGCTTACGGGCCATTCCACCTCATCTCATGCAACGGGGACCGCTCACCGCAGCACGCCTGACCTTCGGTGGATGGGTGGCTCTTGCGCTGGAGTTTCAGCTTGGCGCCGATGTGGTGCAGACCACAATCAGCCGCGAAGCATCGGCATTGATTCAGCTGGGAGCTGTGGCATTAGTGCGTACATTCCTGAATTACTTTTTAAGCCTGGAGCTCAAAGAAAAAGAGCAGACTCCTTGA
- a CDS encoding YidH family protein codes for MSNTNTELAKTRNRAAAERTTLAWIRTALALISFGFGLDKIISAIRDAGGEANSSNDMGVQLMSMGFIGVGIFTLLIAMRQHKRELVRLRNDPYLYRDEPSLSIATATAVLVIGVIAFFLLLAGFI; via the coding sequence ATGAGCAATACCAATACGGAGCTGGCCAAAACCCGAAATCGCGCCGCAGCTGAGCGCACAACCCTGGCCTGGATTCGCACAGCCCTGGCTCTGATCAGTTTTGGATTCGGTCTCGACAAAATCATCAGCGCCATTCGCGATGCAGGAGGCGAAGCCAACTCCAGCAACGACATGGGTGTGCAACTGATGTCGATGGGATTCATCGGGGTTGGCATTTTCACGTTGCTGATTGCCATGAGGCAGCACAAACGTGAATTGGTCCGCTTGCGCAATGACCCATACCTCTACCGCGATGAGCCATCGCTTTCGATTGCTACAGCAACCGCTGTGCTAGTGATCGGGGTAATTGCATTTTTCTTACTCCTCGCTGGGTTTATCTGA